One genomic segment of Panicum virgatum strain AP13 chromosome 2N, P.virgatum_v5, whole genome shotgun sequence includes these proteins:
- the LOC120658359 gene encoding probable plastid-lipid-associated protein 12, chloroplastic: MAAAATAAAGGLVHLRPPQSAAPRFGASRAPPLRSRRPGQHRRPRRHGAGRVSAGSVAVGEAAYSEPEAALLEALLGVQGRGRAVAPRQLQEVESAVQALEALGGVPDPTSSSLIEGSWQLIFTTRPGTASPIQRTFVGVDSFRIFQEVYLRTDDPRVVNVVRFSESVGDLKVEAEATIEDGKRILFRFDRAAFTFKFLPFKVPYPVPFRLLGDEAKGWLDTTYLSHAGNIRISRGNKGTTFVLQKSPDARQILLSTISAGTGVEEVIDDFISSQNGAEVDLDILVGEWQLLWGTQTEGESWSTLASAGLKDFQIIKEGGQLKNSVSPFPGVSLSARGNICKTGNNNTFSVSMKEGAIRFGGVQFPLDAEGEFVMEILYIDNKIRISRLNQHILVHLRIANAA, from the exons atggccgccgccgcaacagcagcagccggaggcctCGTCCACCTCCGGCCTCCGCAGTCCGCCGCGCCTCGCTTCGGcgcctcccgcgcgccgccgctccgctcgcGGAGGCCGGGCCAGCaccggcggcctcgccgccaCGGGGCCGGGCGGGTCTCCGCGGGGTCGGTCGCGGTCGGGGAGGCGGCGTACTCGGAGCCCGAGGCGGCGCTCCTCGAGGCCCTCCTCGGCGTCcaaggccgcggccgcgccgtcgcGCCGCGGCAGCTCCAG GAGGTGGAGAGCGCCGTGCAGGCCCTCGAAGCCCTGGGAGGCGTGCCTGATCCG ACAAGTTCAAGTTTAATTGAAGGTAGCTGGCAGCTCATCTTCACTACGAGACCAGGGACAGCATCCCCTATTCAG CGGACTTTTGTTGGAGTTGACTCTTTCAGGATCTTCCAGGAAGTTTACCTCCGGACAGATGATCCAAGGGTGGTTAATGTTGTACGGTTTTCAGAATCAGTTGGTGATCTGAAAGTAGAG GCAGAAGCAACTATTGAGGACGGAAAGCGCATTCTTTTCCGTTTTGACCGAGCAGCATTCACCTTCAAATTTCTGCCATTCAAAGTTCCATACCCAGTGCCATTTAGGCTTCTTGGAGATGAAGCAAAGGGTTGGCTTGACACAACATACTTATCCCATGCTGGGAACATACGTATTTCAAGGGGAAACAAG GGAACCACATTTGTCCTACAGAAGAGTCCAGATGCAAGGCAAATTTTGTTGTCAACTATATCTGCAGGGACAGGAGTAGAAGAG GTCATTGATGATTTTATTTCAAGCCAAAATGGAGCTGAAGTTGATCTGGACATTCTGGTGGGAGAATGGCAACTACTGTGGGGCACACAG ACTGAAGGTGAAAGTTGGTCAACTCTTGCGTCTGCCGGTCTCAAGGACTTCCAG ATTATAAAAGAAGGCGGCCAATTGAAGAATTCAGTGAGCCCGTTTCCAGGCGTTAGCCTCAGTGCAAGAGGCAACATTTG CAAAACAGGGAATAACAATACCTTTAGCGTGTCCATGAAGGAAGGAGCTATTCGATTTGGTGGTGTGCAGTTTCCCTTGGATGCTGAAGGAGAATTTGTCATGGAAATCTT GTACATCGACAACAAGATAAGGATATCTAGGCTTAACCAGCACATTCTAGTCCACTTGCGCATCGCAAATGCAGCATAA